Genomic window (Nitrospirales bacterium LBB_01):
GTTACCTGGCGCCACAGCCGGATGCATACCCAACATGTGAAGCGGAGCCTTGACGTCCATAAGCTCCATAACAAACCTGTTAACGGCTACAATGTCCGGCCTGAAAGGTTCATGACGCAAAAGAATTCCTGTAAACACTATGCCAATTATCACAAGGAGTACAAAGTAATCGGCAAGAGAAGTTACATAGGCTGTCCTCTCATCTAAAGCCCTTCTGATAACAAGCAATACAAGGGATAAGAGGAGTACAACAGACAAAAACATGGCTGCGCCCCCTAATGCCACTATGCACTCCGGTACCGGATGTATGAAATACCTTAAATGCCGAATAATCATCAATAGGAAAGTGAAGTGGAAAATCCACCCGGTTATAAACAGAAACGTCGTTCCCTTAGACAGACTTCTAAAAAATAACACGTCCCCTGCCATCCTCAATATTACACCTGAAAGGGTGGTTGGCTGTGGTGTTTGCGGTATTTTCAGAGGTTGAGGCGTCTTGTAGTATTCACAATAGACCTTATAAATGAACCCTAAGGCGAATACGGAACAGCCAACATACACGATTGTGTTCATGTACATATTCATTATAAATGTTATGCCCGTCATCGCACGATCCTTACTTTGAATAGATTTTTACTCTAACTGAAAGCGCCTGATAGAAACTACCAGGCGCTCCTTTACTCTGTCACAGTGCTAAAACACACGCCCTGCTGTTTTTTTTATACGCAGCCGGTAGGCTTAGGAAGACCAGCATAACGACACGCCTGCTTTGCAGGACCATCTGGAAACAACTGATACAGGTACTTGGTGTTGCCCTTGTCTGCACCCATCGTCTTTTTAATCTCCTTGACCAATATCTTAATCATAGGAGCTATCTGATACTGCTGATAGTACGACCTTAAAAAATTAATGACCTCCCAGTGCGCATCTGTCAAATCAAGGCTGTCCTCTGTGGCCAACATCTTTGCCACACCCTCAGACCAGTCATTTAGGTTTGTCAGATACCCATCCTCGTCAAGCTCTATGCTCTTACCATCACAACTAATTGAACGCATACAAAACCTCCTGCTTTTTTAAATTAAACTCCGGGAAACTCCCTATTTTTCACAGTTGTAAATTTGTCCGGTACGATTACCCCTTAAACCTTAATATACCACTGAGGACATCGTCAAATAAAATAAATTGATATGTTTATCAATTTATTTTATCACAAGCAAAACCAAAGCCCTGCAGCCTCTAAAACCACCTAATCCTTCAACTTTAAAAACAGCATGTTGCCATTTTTTTCATACGGCCCTCTGCCATTTGTCTTAGACGACAGTGTGTGTGTCTGGGGAACATAGCTTAAATAAGTGCATGAGTAGTCCACATCCTCAGTCAGTGAAAGTGCTAAATCCCAGTCCTCTTTGCACGCATAAGCAAGGGCGTCCATAAATGCATTACCCATATCTTTTTGTGTGGGGTCATGCACATAGACAGCGCCACAGCTGCACTGTCCGCCAGTAAAAGAGCCAAGTAAGGTAGGCACATTCTCAGGTCTCCCGAAAAACTGCCTGCAAAACGGACACCTTGGTTCAGTCAGAACACTTTTGTCCTCTCTTATTTTATTACCAAAACGCGCCACCTTGTTACACCAATGACTCCATGCCTTTCAGTCTTTCCATATACTCAGTCCAGTCAACTGTTAGCTGAGAATTTTTCTTGGTGTTACAGTTTCTACAGGCGGCCACAATGTTTTCCCGTGCTGACATGCCGCCCTTTGAAAGCGGTATCAAGTGGTCCATGGTAAGCTCGGTGGCAGGGAATTTGAGGCCGCAGTAGTAACAGACGCCATCAGTGAGTTTCCTCATCCACCATCGTGTTTTTCTTAACCTTCGCGCCTTCTCTTTCTCACGTTTTGCAAAATCCTCATGAGAAAGCAACAACTTTCTCACGTAAACGTTCCCCCTCGTCTTGCGCTTTCCTCTTCAAAAAACTTTCTATACATGATGTCCCATTCCTGAGTGCCCTCAGTTAGCCCCTTTTTTAGTGACTTAACTTTTTTCCTTACCGCTGCGTCAACATCCTGCCACACATTCAAGTGTGCTGTGAGTATAGATTTTATTGTCTTTCTGATTGCTGGTTCATCTGCAATGAGCTTTACCAGTTTTTTAGTCTTTAACCCTGTTACAACTATGTGCGACAGGTGGGATACTTTATCATCGGAGAGCATCATATGACGATGTTTCTCTCTCTTATTAACTTATGCTTAGTCATATCGAAGAGTTTTTTGTAGTCCATACGACCCTTCTCTATTTCAGGCTCATAGGACTTTAGAAGCTCTCTGACCTCCTCGTTCACTCTATCTTCTGCCATAAGCTCATCCATCATAATATCCCTTACCTCACGCACCAGCTCTTCTTTGGTAACAGCAGCTGTCACCAACCCATCCGTCAGCAACCTGCTAACTATATCTGCCGCTACAATTCCAACCCATGCCTTTTGTACTCTCATTATTTTTCCATAAAAGAAAGCATGGCAATATTTCTGGCACGTTTTACTGCAGTGGTAAGCTCCCTCTGATGCCCGGCGCATGTGCCTGTCATCCTGCTGGGAAGGATCTTCCCTCGTTCGGTAACATACGATCTAAGTGTCCGCATATCTTTGTAATCTATAAACGGAGTTTTTTCTGCACAAAACCTGCAAAACTTCTTTCTTGCAAACCTCTTAAACTTTGCCTGGTCTGCGCTCCTGCTCTTTTGAATCATCTCTTTACGCTCCTCATAGCTGTTTTTCCAATCTCTATCTAAAATGGCTCAAGGTCGGTCATCTCATCCGGCGCTGAAAAACCATCCTGACTTCCTTTGAAGGACTCTCCCCCTCTTTTAGGTAAAAACTTAATTGTCTGGGATACTACTTCAAACTTGCTCCTCTTTTGTCCCTCAGACTCCCAGCGCCGCTCCCTGAGCCGTCCCTCTACCAACACCGGATTTCCTTTGTTAAGGTACTGACCGCAGGCCTCTGCTTGTTTTCCAAAAACGGAAACATCAATAAACAACGTCTCCTCTTTCCACTCGTCTCCCTGCTTAATTCTTGTATTAATTGCGATGGCAAAACTGGCAACCGCCAACCCCTGTCCTGTGTACCGAATCTCAGGGTCCCTTGTCAGATTTCCAACAAATATTACTTTGTTAAACATTGCCAGTTATTCCGTTTTAGGCTCAGTCTCTGCTGCGGCCTCTTCTTTAGGCTGCTTACTTTTCAACGTTTCCTCAAGAGCATGAATTTCCTTTTTTTCCAGCTTG
Coding sequences:
- a CDS encoding nitrate reductase; this encodes MTGITFIMNMYMNTIVYVGCSVFALGFIYKVYCEYYKTPQPLKIPQTPQPTTLSGVILRMAGDVLFFRSLSKGTTFLFITGWIFHFTFLLMIIRHLRYFIHPVPECIVALGGAAMFLSVVLLLSLVLLVIRRALDERTAYVTSLADYFVLLVIIGIVFTGILLRHEPFRPDIVAVNRFVMELMDVKAPLHMLGMHPAVAPGNVVFMCHLSLVCFLLMYFPFSKLMHSAGYFFSPTRNMVNNPRDVKHVNPWDNS
- a CDS encoding TusE/DsrC/DsvC family sulfur relay protein, producing MRSISCDGKSIELDEDGYLTNLNDWSEGVAKMLATEDSLDLTDAHWEVINFLRSYYQQYQIAPMIKILVKEIKKTMGADKGNTKYLYQLFPDGPAKQACRYAGLPKPTGCV
- a CDS encoding HNH endonuclease, which produces MRKLTDGVCYYCGLKFPATELTMDHLIPLSKGGMSARENIVAACRNCNTKKNSQLTVDWTEYMERLKGMESLV
- a CDS encoding DUF507 family protein, which codes for MMLSDDKVSHLSHIVVTGLKTKKLVKLIADEPAIRKTIKSILTAHLNVWQDVDAAVRKKVKSLKKGLTEGTQEWDIMYRKFFEEESARRGGTFT
- a CDS encoding DUF507 family protein, which produces MRVQKAWVGIVAADIVSRLLTDGLVTAAVTKEELVREVRDIMMDELMAEDRVNEEVRELLKSYEPEIEKGRMDYKKLFDMTKHKLIRERNIVI
- the rpsR gene encoding 30S ribosomal protein S18 → MIQKSRSADQAKFKRFARKKFCRFCAEKTPFIDYKDMRTLRSYVTERGKILPSRMTGTCAGHQRELTTAVKRARNIAMLSFMEK
- the ssb gene encoding single-stranded DNA-binding protein, with the protein product MAMFNKVIFVGNLTRDPEIRYTGQGLAVASFAIAINTRIKQGDEWKEETLFIDVSVFGKQAEACGQYLNKGNPVLVEGRLRERRWESEGQKRSKFEVVSQTIKFLPKRGGESFKGSQDGFSAPDEMTDLEPF